A stretch of Campylobacter showae DNA encodes these proteins:
- a CDS encoding TlpA family protein disulfide reductase, which produces MKKTLLIIPFLALFLGGCDNENKSDANKTSDATPTTTTSAPSQSQSASLEAPFDLTLMDESKMTLQKFDKGFKVEGNDEAILFNFFATWCPPCKAEIPHLNNLNDKFKGKLKIVSVLMEDKSKDEIDAFMKKFKINFGISYGENNFLFAKALGGVVGIPYMVLYKPNGEYATHYVGLVPEEMLESDINKVIN; this is translated from the coding sequence ATGAAAAAAACTCTTCTGATTATACCATTTTTAGCTCTATTTTTAGGCGGCTGCGACAATGAAAATAAAAGCGACGCAAACAAAACTAGCGACGCGACTCCAACAACAACTACGTCTGCTCCTAGCCAAAGCCAAAGTGCAAGCCTAGAAGCGCCTTTTGATCTAACTCTCATGGACGAGAGCAAGATGACACTGCAAAAATTCGACAAAGGCTTTAAAGTCGAGGGTAACGACGAGGCGATTTTGTTTAATTTTTTCGCCACCTGGTGTCCGCCTTGTAAGGCCGAAATACCGCACCTAAATAATCTAAACGATAAATTTAAAGGTAAGCTAAAAATCGTAAGCGTACTGATGGAAGACAAATCAAAAGACGAGATAGACGCGTTTATGAAGAAATTTAAGATAAATTTCGGCATTAGCTACGGCGAAAACAACTTCCTCTTCGCAAAGGCTCTAGGCGGCGTCGTAGGCATCCCGTACATGGTGCTTTATAAACCAAACGGCGAATACGCCACGCACTACGTCGGGCTCGTGCCAGAAGAGATGCTAGAAAGCGATATAAATAAGGTAATCAACTAA